One segment of Neoarius graeffei isolate fNeoGra1 chromosome 20, fNeoGra1.pri, whole genome shotgun sequence DNA contains the following:
- the antkmt gene encoding adenine nucleotide translocase lysine N-methyltransferase — MEDETQEDILGQFKERRLGVWGLLQLTVGTGLAVYAMWAGILMPGFRRVPLKLQVPYIPASKRQVGNVMTLLKGRSGSLADLGSGDGRIVLEASRQGFSPAVGYELNPWLLWLARFHAWRAGYYGKVSYQRDDLWKVNLSGYENITVFLAPSVLTLLQKKLLAELPEDAMIVAGRFPFPDWTPCRIEGDSVDRAWAYHVQALRKHHLSSKDSSSPEQTS, encoded by the exons ATGGAGGATGAAACGCAGGAAGACATTTTGGGTCAATTTAAAGAAAGGCGGCTCGGGGTATGGGGTCTGTTGCAGCTGACGGTGGGGACAGGACTGGCAGTCTATGCCATGTGGGCAGGGATTCTGATGCCTGGGTTTCGCAGAGTGCCTCTGAAACTACAG GTGCCTTATATACCAGCCAGTAAACGACAAGTGGGCAATGTTATGACTCTGCTGAAGGGCCGCTCTGGAAGTCTTGCTGACTTGGGCTCAGGAGATGGTAGGATT GTCTTGGAAGCAAGCCGACAGGGTTTCTCTCCTGCTGTAGGCTATGAATTGAACCCATGGCTCCTCTGGCTCGCAAGATTTCATGCGTGGAGAGCTGGCTATTATGGGAAAGTCTCTTACCAGAGGGATGACCTGTGGAAG GTTAATCTTTCGGGCTATGAGAACATCACAGTGTTTTTGGCTCCAAGTGTG CTCACACTTTTGCAAAAGAAGTTACTAGCTGAGCTCCCTGAAGATGCCATGATTGTTGCTGGACGTTTTCCCTTCCCTGATTGGACGCCATGCAGGATAGAAGGGGACAGTGTGGACAGAGCCTGGGCCTACCACGTACAAGCTCTCCGAAAACACCATCTGTCATCCAAGGACAGCAGTTCACCAGAGCAAACCAGCTGA